From Camarhynchus parvulus chromosome 22, STF_HiC, whole genome shotgun sequence, a single genomic window includes:
- the NKX6-3 gene encoding homeobox protein Nkx-6.3: MDANLPGTFLLNGPSLGPFPEAKAPVCQYSVQSSFYKLGPPGLGAQLAAGTPHGISDILGRPAAAPNGSILPGYPHAGGFNGLSSPGVYYGPQVGALPKAGGEYLPRGRSCWAEAAPEWRGGRQCGGPPAHLADSIHKKKHTRPTFTGHQIFALEKMFEQTKYLAGPERARLAYSLGMTESQVKVWFQNRRTKWRKKSALEPSSSSQRAGGSGGERAASETEDDEYNKPLDPDSDDEKIRLLLRKHRAAFSMLGLGTHSG; this comes from the exons ATGGATGCCAACCTGCCGGGCACCTTTCTGCTCAACGGCCCCTCGCTGGGCCCCTTCCCCGAGGCCAAGGCGCCCGTTTGCCAGTATTCAGTGCAGAGCTCCTTCTACAAGCTGGGACCCCCCGGGCTGGGCGCCCAGCTGGCTGCCGGCACCCCCCACGGCATCTCCGACATCCTCGGCCGGCCCGCGGCGGCGCCGAACGGCAGCATCCTCCCCGGTTACCCGCACGCGGGCGGATTTAACGGACTGAGCTCGCCGGGCGTCTATTACGGGCCCCAGGTGGGCGCCCTCCCCAAGGCTGGGGGCGAGTACCTGCCGCGGGGCCGGAGCTGCTGGGCGGAGGCGGCCCCGGAGTGGCGGGGCGGCCGGCAGTGCGGCGGCC CCCCTGCTCACCTGGCTGACAGCATCCACAAGAAGAAGCACACGCGCCCAACCTTCACAGGACACCAGATCTTTGCTCTGGAGAAGATGTTTGAGCAGACCAAGTACCTGGCAGGTCCGGAGAGAGCACGGCTGGCCTATTCCCTGGGCATGACCGAGTCTCAGGTGAAG GTCTGGTTCCAGAACCGACGGACCAAATGGAGGAAGAAGAGTGCCCTGGAGCCCTCCTCATCCTCGCAGCGGGCGGGGGGCTCTGGCGGAGAGCGGGCGGCCTCCGAGACCGAGGACGATGAGTACAACAAACCCCTGGACCCAGACTCGGATGACGAGAAGATccggctgctgctgaggaagcacCGTGCAGCCTTCTCAATGCTGGGCTTGGGCACTCACAGCGGCTga